The Nocardioides sp. S5 genome includes a window with the following:
- a CDS encoding FAD-binding oxidoreductase: MRNGGVSFWWQQVGLPEPADRLRGDDTCDVAVVGGGLTGLWTAHYLHEADPTLDIRVVEAEFAGFGASGRNGGWLSSELPGSARAYADVAGEDGVARLRAAVRGSVDEVIGVAAREGIDADIVRSGVLTVARSEAQRQRLGGELTAAQVAERIRVASAVAGHFDPDCARVQPAKLVAGLARVVRERGVRIHEGTRAVAVEPGAVRTEHGTLRAPVVLRCLEGFTAGLAGHRREWLPMNSAIVVTEPLTPSQWQEIGWSGQELLGDEAHAYCYAQRTADGRIAMGGRGVPYRFGSRTDVDGRTQDWTVESLRSTLTSLFPSLAGVGLDHAWCGVLGVPRDWSASVAYDPATGLGHAGGYVGSGLTATNLAGRTLRDLVLGHDTDLTRLPWTGHRVRRWEPEPLRWAGVHALYRLYRAADRREDAGLARTSAIARVADRVAGR; encoded by the coding sequence GTGCGCAACGGCGGCGTCTCCTTCTGGTGGCAGCAGGTGGGCCTGCCCGAGCCCGCTGACCGGCTGCGCGGTGACGACACCTGCGACGTGGCCGTCGTCGGCGGCGGCCTGACGGGGCTGTGGACCGCCCACTACCTCCACGAGGCCGACCCCACCCTCGACATCCGCGTCGTCGAGGCCGAGTTCGCCGGCTTCGGCGCCTCGGGGCGCAACGGCGGCTGGCTCTCCAGCGAGCTGCCGGGCAGCGCCAGGGCGTACGCCGACGTGGCGGGCGAGGACGGTGTGGCGCGGCTGCGGGCGGCCGTGCGCGGAAGCGTCGACGAGGTGATCGGCGTCGCCGCCCGCGAGGGCATCGACGCCGACATCGTGCGCAGCGGCGTGCTGACGGTCGCGCGGTCCGAGGCGCAGCGCCAGCGGCTCGGTGGCGAGCTCACGGCGGCGCAGGTGGCCGAGCGGATCCGCGTCGCCAGCGCCGTCGCGGGCCACTTCGACCCCGACTGCGCACGCGTGCAGCCCGCGAAGCTGGTGGCCGGGCTCGCCCGCGTGGTGCGCGAGCGCGGCGTACGCATCCACGAGGGGACCCGAGCGGTCGCGGTGGAGCCGGGCGCAGTCCGCACCGAGCACGGAACGCTCCGCGCACCCGTGGTGCTGCGCTGCCTGGAGGGCTTCACCGCCGGGCTCGCCGGCCACCGGCGCGAGTGGCTGCCGATGAACTCCGCGATCGTCGTGACCGAGCCGCTGACGCCTTCCCAGTGGCAGGAGATCGGCTGGTCGGGCCAGGAGCTGCTCGGCGACGAGGCCCACGCCTACTGCTACGCCCAGCGCACGGCGGACGGCCGCATCGCGATGGGCGGACGGGGCGTCCCCTACCGCTTCGGCTCGCGCACCGACGTCGACGGCCGCACCCAGGACTGGACGGTCGAGTCCTTGCGCTCGACGCTGACCTCGCTCTTCCCCTCGCTCGCCGGCGTCGGGCTCGACCACGCCTGGTGCGGCGTGCTCGGCGTGCCGCGTGACTGGAGCGCGAGCGTGGCGTACGACCCCGCGACCGGTCTCGGTCACGCCGGCGGCTACGTCGGGTCGGGGCTCACCGCCACCAACCTCGCCGGCCGCACGCTGCGCGACCTGGTGCTCGGCCACGACACCGATCTCACCCGGCTGCCGTGGACCGGCCACCGGGTGCGGAGGTGGGAGCCGGAGCCGCTGCGGTGGGCCGGCGTGCACGCGCTCTACCGCCTCTACCGCGCCGCCGACCGGCGCGAGGACGCCGGTCTGGCGCGCACCAGCGCGATCGCCCGGGTCGCGGACCGGGTGGCCGGGCGCTGA